The Tessaracoccus flavus genome includes the window CTTCGCTCACGGCGATCAGATCGCGATCCTCACCGGACCCCGCATTGCCACACGCAACACCCACGGGACGGGGTGCACGCTCAGCTCGGCGATCGCTGCCTTCGCGGCGCTGCGCGGCGACACCACCGCGAGCGGGGTGAGCCTCGAGGCCGTCGAGCAGGCCCGCGACTACCTCATGCGCGCGCTGGAGTCGGGCTCGAGCTGGCAACTCAGCCGCACCCCTGGCTCCGGCCACGGACCCGTGGACCACGCCGTCGATCAGCGGGAGGGCTGAGATGGACTGGCCGACGGGCACTTTCTCCGAGCGGGCCTGGGCCGCCACCGCGCAGATCCGTGAGCGGATCGACCGGCTGCCCCTTCTCCTGGAGCTGGCCGACGGCACGCTGGAGCCGGCGCGCTTCGTCGAGTATCTGGCGCAGGACGACGTCTACTTGCGCGGCTACACCCGCGCGGTGGCAATGCTCGCGGCGCGCGCCCCGCATTCGGCTGCAGCTCAGTTCTGGGCCACCAGCGCCAGCGGCGCAGTGGCGGCCGAGGTGGCCATGCACGCCTCGCTGCTCAGCGACGAACGGTTGCGGGACCTGCCGCGGTCGACGACGGCGTCGGGCACCACCCGCGCCTACGTCAACTCGCTCCTCGCGGCGACGGCCTTCGAGCCCTACGCCGTCGGGGTGGCAGCGGTGTTGCCGTGCTTCTGGGTGTACGCCGACGTCGGTCATCGCCTAGCGTCCAGCGCCGCACATGTGGCCGACCACCCCTACGGCGCATGGGTGGCCGCGTACAACGACCCCGCCTTCCAGGCGGACACGAGGAGAGCAATCTCGCTGCTCGACGAGGCGGCTGACTCCGCCGATGACGCGACCCGCGAAGCGATGCTCACCGCCTTCATCAACGCGACGCACTATGAGGAGCTCTTCTGGGGGCGCTCCTACGCGGGCGAGCGGTGGTCACCGGTTCCACGCTGATCGCGGGGACCGATCGACCATCCCGCGGGCCCGCGGCGCACGATCGGGCTCAGGCCGCAGCGAAGAGCACGAGGCTGGTCGCCACCGTCGCCATGCCGGCGAGCATTCCGTAGATCGTCTGGTGCTTGGCCGTCTGGTAGCGCCATGACGCCTGCAGCATCTCGTCGAGTGCGAGAAAGACCATCATCCCGGCGACCATCCCATAGAACATCCCGAGGACGGACTCGGGGACCAGCCAGCTCACCAACGCCGCGGCCAGCAGCGCACCCAGCGGCTCGGTCAACCCCGACACGGTGGCCCACCAGAACGCCCTGGACCGAGATCCCGTGGCCGCGTAGACGGGAGCGGCAACGGCGATCCCTTCCGGGACGTTGTGAATGGCCACGGCGATGGCCAGGGCGACGCCCACGGCGGGGTCGTGATAGCTCGTGAAGAACGTGGCCATGCCCTCGGGGAAGTTGTGGAGGCCAAGCACGAGTGCGACCAGGAGACCACTGCGGAGCAGCCGTTTGTTACGGGTGGCGTCGTGGAAGTCCATCGCGCCCTCGCGGCCCTCGATCTCGCTTGGGTTCAAGGAGGCCGGCAGCAGCCGGTCGATGACCAGCACCAGAGCGATCCCCGCGAAGAAGGCCGCGAACACCAGGGCCTCGGCAGTCGCCAAGGTGTGGCTTTCGGCCATCCAGTCGATGCCCAGCGGCAACACCTGCATGAAGGAGATCAGCAGCATCGCCCCCGCGGCGAAGGCCAGCGCGACTGCCAGGAACTCGCGCCCCAGTTCGCGACGCTGGACCACGAGCAGGCCGCCGACCGAGGTGGCGAGGCCTGCAAGAAGCGAGACGATGAGGGCGGTGAGCATCGGGGACAGCGTAGCTGCGTGCGTCGCTCACTCCTCGCGGCGCGGCAGCTCCCGGACAGGGACGATCACCAGATCATCGAGCTTCCAGTCCAGCGACGACGCAACCTTCTGCGCCGACTCCAGCAGCTCGAGCGTCGGCTCAGCGTGCGGCACGACGAACACCTCCGTGTGGAACACGTGGCCCTCGTCGCGCATCCGCACCTGCGCCTCCGCCACCCATGCCAGGCCGTCCACCACCCCGCGCACTTCGCTGACGAGGGGATGCTCGTCCTTGTCGTCGTGAGTCCGCGCCTGGCGGTCCATCAGGTCCCCGGTGGCGCCACGGAGGTTGCTGAAGCCGTCCTTGACGATGTCGGCGCCGATGAGGATGGCAACCGCCGAGTCCAACCACCACAGCCCTAGCCCGATGCCCGTGACGCCGACGACGGCGGCGAACGCGGTCATCCAGTCCGCCTTGTTCATGTCCGCATCGGCGAACAGAACCTTGTCGTGGAGCGGCTCGGCGAGCTTCATCTTGGCCCTGCCCAGCAGGACGTTGGGGATGCCGGTGGCGATGAGCGCGCCGATCATGAGCCAGCCCTGCCACACCGTGTACCCGAAGATGTTGAGCGTGCCGATCGTGGGGTGCTCCGCCGTGAACAGCGTCATCGCCGAGTCCGCCACGAGGAAGAGACCCATGGCGAGCAGCGCCACGGCTGCGGCCAGGTGTGCCGCCCCGACGGCGCGGTGCTTGCCGTACGGGTTGTCGTGGTCAGGGTCGTGGCGCGCCGCCCGCGCGGCGATGAGGAAAGCGATCGGAGGCAGGAAGGCCAACATGTCCTCGATCCAGGCCGCCTTCATGGCCTGCGAACTGCCCATGACCGCATAGATCAGCGCGACGGCGACGACGGTGTAGGCGATCGAGATCCACTCCAGCCGCTTGGCCTTGTGCAGCGCCTCGCGCTGTTCGTCCGGCAGGGTGGTGGCGCCGAATGTCTTCATCGCTGCCGCCTCGCATCGAAGAACCGCTCCACCTCGGAGATGAGGGCGTTCTCCCCCAGCGGGGCCGCCACGACCCGCTTGCTGGGCTTGCCGTAGTCGTCGACGTCCTCAGTCCAGGGGCGGGTCAGCCCGACCTTGTCGGACCACGGAGACTTGGCGGTCAGGCCGCCGACGATGAGGTCGACATCGCCGTGTTCGATCATCCCGACGAGCTTCTCCTCGCCGCCCGGGACCCACCGCACGGAGAGGCCCTGGCTCTCCGCGAACTGTTCGATGAGCTCGGCCTCTGGGCCACTGACGTCGTCGCCGTCCACCATCAGCACAGGTTCGGAGTGGGACGCCCCCACGATGAGGTGCCCGCGCTGCCGCGCCCGCTCAAGCGTGCCGTCGGGATCACGGGGGACCCCGCAACCGGTGAGCGCGAGCGCCACCGCCACGGCGAGAAACAGCAACCTGGCCATTCCGCGAGCCTAGCCCTGCGTCCCGGCTGCGTAGTCACCCTGAAGGGGGTGACCATGCGGTCAGACCGTCGCCACCGACTTTCGCGCGAGCCGTCCTTCGATCAGTTCGGCCCCGATGATCGCCATCGCCGCCCCGGCACCGATGGGCACCAGCCACAGTCCCACCTCGGCCTGGCCCAGGAACACGCTCACCAGGACGACCGCCACGAGGGCGGCCAATGCGCCGATCCGGACCCCGTCGACCCGCACCTGCCGACGCTCACCTCGCAGATCCACGATCGCGCGCTTGACAGGCCAGACGAGGAAGCCGGCCGCGGCCAGTGCCATCAGGATGCCGAGATCGAGCGGTCCGTACTGGTCACGGTCAAAGACCGCGGGGACGAATCGCCAGAGCTGGAACACCAGGAAGAACACGGCGATGCCGGCCACACCACCGACCACGAGGCCCAGCAGCGCGCCGAGCGCGTCGCGGATCTTGAGATGGTGTCCGTGCAGCACCCAAACGGCGAGCGGGGCGCCGATCACGGCGACGACGATGGCCGCCATGCCGATGAGCTCGGTCCACATCGAGAGGGTGGCCTCGCCGTCGAAGCCGAAGACCGCGAAGGTCTGAATCAGAATGCCAATCAGGAAGATCAGGCCGGCCAACAGGAATGCGTCAGCTGCCAGATCGTGACGTTCGACGAGATGCGGTCTCACCGTTTGTCCAGTCATCTCTGTGACCTCCGGGCGCGCCCCCCATGAGCATCCGCCCAAGCATCATTCTACTCCTCGAAGACCGTCTGCACAGGGGTGCAACCCCTAGACAAATGGCCTTCATTGTGCGCGCAATCGCGTTGCACAGGTGCGGCCCAGCCGCCAGCCCAGCGTTGCCGACGTGCTCCGCACCCGTCCGCCCCACTCGCGCTGGACCCCGCAGCCCCCGGAACCGACCCCGACTTTGAACGAGCAAATCAACATCGCCCCTAGTCAGCGAAAGAGCCAGACCCCGATGTGACTCACCGCCCTGACCGAACTAGTCTGAGTCCATGCCAGACCAAGCGCAACTCCGCGGATCGTTCCTCGCCGACGAATCCCCCAACACCGATGTGCGGACCTACGGGCCCGCCTCCACCCCGACGCACCCCCTCGCCACAGCGCCCGTGAGCTCCCCAGCTCACTCCGTCGACGGCTTCGTGCGGGAGTTCCTCCACGAGCTCAACACCAACCAGGGCGTCACGCTGTCGCTCTCCAGCGTCAACGACCAGTACCTCGCACTGGCCAGCACGGTTAAGAACTACCTGATGGCCCGCTGGCTGGAGACCAACCGCAAGACCCGCGACGCCAAGGTGAAGGCCGTCGGCTACCTGTCGGCGGAGTACCTGCTCGGACGCCAGCTCGGCAACGCCCTGCTGGCCACCGACCTGGGCGAGATCGCGCACAAGGGTCTGGAGCTCTGCGGGCTCGACCTCGCCACCCTGCGCTCCCAGGAGGTTGAGCCGGGGCTGGGCAACGGTGGCCTCGGACGGCTCGCCGCCTGCTTCATCGACTCGCTGGCCACCATGGATGTGCCGTGCATCGGCTACGGCATCCGTTACGAGTACGGCATCTTCCGCCAGACCTTCGTCGACGGCCGTCAGGTGGAGCAGCCCGACACGTGGCTGTCGCTCGGTTCCCCGTGGGAGTTCCCGCACCCCGAGGCCTCCGTCCAGGTCGACTTCGGCGGTCACACCGAGAAGTACACCGACGACGACGGCCGCGAGCGCACGCGCTGGGTGCCGGCCTGGAACGTGTTGGGGGTGCCCTACAACTACATGGTGCCCGGCTACCTCAACGGCCGCGTCAACACTCTGCGCCTCTGGAGCGCGCAGGCCACGAAGGCCTTCGATCTGGGCATCTTCAACGCCGGCGACTACGCCCAGGCCGTGCGCGCCCAGACCTTCGCAGAGAATATCTCCAAGGTGCTCTACCCCGAGGACTCGACGCCCCAGGGCAAGGAGCTGCGCCTGCAGCAGCAGTACTTCTTCGTGGCCTGCTCGCTGCGTGATTTCATCAACAACGAGCTCGAAGAGGGCTTCGACCTGCACAACCTCAGCGATCGCATCATCTTCCAGCTCAACGACACCCACCCCGTCATCGCGGTGCCCGAGCTCATGCGCATCCTCGTCGACGAGCAGGGCTTCGAGTGGGACGAGGCGTGGGAGGTCACGAAGAGCTGCTTCGCCTACACCTGCCACACCCTGCTCCCCGAAGCACTCGAAGTGTGGTCCACCGAGCTCCTGGGCCGCCTGCTCCCGCGCCACCTGGAGATCATCTTCCAGATCAACGACGAGTTCCTCGCCGAGGTGCGCGCAACCTACCCGGGCGACGAGATCCGCGCCCGTCGCATGTCGATGATCGCGGAGCACCCCGAGCGCGGCGTGCGGATGGCCTACCTCGCCACCGTCGCCGGCACCAAGGTCAACGGCGTTGCGGCGCTGCACTCGCAGCTTCTCCGCGACAAGGTGCTGCCCGACTTCTCGCAGCTGTGGCCCGAGAAGTTCACCAACGTCACCAACGGCGTCACCCCGCGGCGTTTCGTCAAGATGGCCAACCCGCACCTCTCCGACCTCATCTCCGACACCATCGGCAACGGCTGGGTGACCGACCTCGAGCGGCTCCGCGAACTGGAGCCGTACGCCGACGATCCGGAGTTCCAGGACAAGTTCCGCGAGATCAAGGCCTGGAACAAGCGTCGTCTCACCAGTCTGCTCGAGGCCCGCGACGGCATCGTGCTGCCCGACGGCCACCTGCTCGACGTCATGGTCAAGCGCCTGCACGAGTACAAGCGCCAGTCGCTGAAGCTCCTGCACATCATCTCGCTGTACGAACAGGTGGTCTCCGGCAAGATCGCCGCCTCCGACCTGACCCCGCGCACCGTCGTGTTCGGCGCGAAGGCCGCCCCCGGGTACAAGATGGCCAAGGACACCATCCACCTCATCAACAAGGTGGCCGAGAAGGTCAACAACGACCCCGTGCTCGAGGGTCGACTTAAGGTCGCCTTCCCCGCGAACTACAACGTCACCCTGGCCGAGAAGCTGATCCCTGCCGCCGACCTGTCGGAGCAGATCTCGCTCGCCGGCATGGAGGCGTCGGGCACCGGCAACATGAAGTTCGCGCTCAACGGGGCGCTGACCATCGGCACCGACGACGGCGCGAACGTCGAGATCCGCGAGCTGGTCGGGGACAAGCACTTCTTCCTCTTCGGCATGGACGAGCCCGCGGTGGCTGAACTCGGCGCCAAGGGTTACAACCCGATCACCTACTACGAGTCGCAGCCGCAGCTCCGCGCCGCCCTAGACATGGTCATGAACGGCGCCTTCAGCGACGGCGACCAGGACATGTTCGGCTCCGTGGTGCACAACCTGCTGCACCAGGACCGCTTCATGGCTCTGGCTGACTTCGAGTCGTACGTCGCGGCCCAGGCCAAGGTGGAGGAGAAGTACGCCGACCAGGCTGCGTGGACCCGCTCGTCGATCCTCAACGTCGCCCGCACCGGCTTCTTCAGCTCGGACCGCTCGATGCGTGACTACATCCAGCGCATCTGGCACACCCAGCCCATGATCTGAACTGGTCCCTGAGCCTGTCCGTCGTGCTCCCTGAGCTTGTCCGTCGTGCTCCCTGAGCTTGTCGAAGGGTAACGACCCTGCAGCCGATCGCCGCCCCCACATCAGGGGGCGGCGATCGTCGTCCTGTCGGTCGGACTGACTCAATTCATCGTGCATCACCGCTCAACCCTCCACAGTTGCGCTCGATGACACCTCTGAGCGGTAAGCCGCGCTCAGAGCCAGCGTCGAGCGCAACTGTGGAGTGTCGGCGCAGCAGCGTGTGCTTGCGCGACGGTCAGAGCGACCGCTTCCAGGCGTCGACAGAGTTGCGCAATGAGGCGAGAAGCCCATCGAACTCGTCCTTCTGGCCTGAAGCAATGAGCGCTTCGTCGACCGACGAGAGCGCGTCAGAGGCCGCCTGATCGTTGCCCTCACGCAGCGCCCGGGCCAGGTCGCGCAGCCCCGCATCAACGCTCTTGCGCGCGTCCTTGTCGAACTGTCCGCTGGTGGTCGCGTCCTGCACGGCCGAGCTCAGCCGGTCGGCGGCCGCCTGCACGCGGGACCCATCCACCTGCTGCGGCTGTTGGCTCTCCTCCACCGCCGGCGGCTCGGGCTCTGGTTCCGGCTCCGGCTCCGGCTCCGGCTCGGGTTCTGGCTCGGGCTCCGGCTCCGGTTCCGGCTCCGGCTCCGGCTCGGGCTCAGGCTCCGGCGCCGCCACCTGCGTTGCCGTCGGAGCGCTCGGGGATTCGACCGGCGGCTCGACCACCGCGACGGGGGCGGTCGTCGCTGCGGGCGGCGCTGCAGAGGCGGTTGATGGGAGGGATGTGGGGCTTGGACTCGCCGGCGCCGTGGAGGACGGAGGTCCTGCCGAGGAGGGACTCGCGCCGGGGATTGAGCTGAGGGTGGTGGCCACGGGCGTCGGTTCACCGAGAGGTTCGCCGACGGCCTCGCCCGGATCATCGCGGTTGAGGAGCAGCGCGGTACCGGCCACCGCCACCAGAAGCAGGGCGACGAGCGCCGGTAGGAGGCCCCGCCGCCGATCCCTGTCGTCGGACGGCTCGACGTCGTCATCGAACGGGCGGTAGACCCCCGTCTCCTCGGCCGCGGCACCCCATTGCTGGGGTGCCACCATCGAGAGTCCGCCGAGGGCGCGGATGGACGTCTCCTCCTCGTCCCCCGGTTGCCGCGACGGGACCACCGGCAGGATCGCGGTGACCTCGCGCTGTGACGAGGCTGCCAGCGCGGCCGCCACGTCAGCCGCGCTCTGCGGACGGTGGTCTGGGTTCTTGGCCAGCATCGCCGAGATGACGCGCGCCATAGTCGGAGGCGCATCAGGGCGCGCGGCAGCGACGTCGGGGATCGGGTCGGTGAGGTGGGCGAGCAGCGTCGCCACGAGAGTGGGGCCCTGGTAGGGCGGCACGCCCGTCAGGAGCGCGTACAGCACGCAACCGAACGCGTAGATGTCAGC containing:
- a CDS encoding TenA family protein; amino-acid sequence: MDWPTGTFSERAWAATAQIRERIDRLPLLLELADGTLEPARFVEYLAQDDVYLRGYTRAVAMLAARAPHSAAAQFWATSASGAVAAEVAMHASLLSDERLRDLPRSTTASGTTRAYVNSLLAATAFEPYAVGVAAVLPCFWVYADVGHRLASSAAHVADHPYGAWVAAYNDPAFQADTRRAISLLDEAADSADDATREAMLTAFINATHYEELFWGRSYAGERWSPVPR
- the zupT gene encoding zinc transporter ZupT, translating into MLTALIVSLLAGLATSVGGLLVVQRRELGREFLAVALAFAAGAMLLISFMQVLPLGIDWMAESHTLATAEALVFAAFFAGIALVLVIDRLLPASLNPSEIEGREGAMDFHDATRNKRLLRSGLLVALVLGLHNFPEGMATFFTSYHDPAVGVALAIAVAIHNVPEGIAVAAPVYAATGSRSRAFWWATVSGLTEPLGALLAAALVSWLVPESVLGMFYGMVAGMMVFLALDEMLQASWRYQTAKHQTIYGMLAGMATVATSLVLFAAA
- a CDS encoding cation transporter, giving the protein MKTFGATTLPDEQREALHKAKRLEWISIAYTVVAVALIYAVMGSSQAMKAAWIEDMLAFLPPIAFLIAARAARHDPDHDNPYGKHRAVGAAHLAAAVALLAMGLFLVADSAMTLFTAEHPTIGTLNIFGYTVWQGWLMIGALIATGIPNVLLGRAKMKLAEPLHDKVLFADADMNKADWMTAFAAVVGVTGIGLGLWWLDSAVAILIGADIVKDGFSNLRGATGDLMDRQARTHDDKDEHPLVSEVRGVVDGLAWVAEAQVRMRDEGHVFHTEVFVVPHAEPTLELLESAQKVASSLDWKLDDLVIVPVRELPRREE
- a CDS encoding transporter substrate-binding domain-containing protein; the protein is MARLLFLAVAVALALTGCGVPRDPDGTLERARQRGHLIVGASHSEPVLMVDGDDVSGPEAELIEQFAESQGLSVRWVPGGEEKLVGMIEHGDVDLIVGGLTAKSPWSDKVGLTRPWTEDVDDYGKPSKRVVAAPLGENALISEVERFFDARRQR
- a CDS encoding glycogen/starch/alpha-glucan phosphorylase; protein product: MPDQAQLRGSFLADESPNTDVRTYGPASTPTHPLATAPVSSPAHSVDGFVREFLHELNTNQGVTLSLSSVNDQYLALASTVKNYLMARWLETNRKTRDAKVKAVGYLSAEYLLGRQLGNALLATDLGEIAHKGLELCGLDLATLRSQEVEPGLGNGGLGRLAACFIDSLATMDVPCIGYGIRYEYGIFRQTFVDGRQVEQPDTWLSLGSPWEFPHPEASVQVDFGGHTEKYTDDDGRERTRWVPAWNVLGVPYNYMVPGYLNGRVNTLRLWSAQATKAFDLGIFNAGDYAQAVRAQTFAENISKVLYPEDSTPQGKELRLQQQYFFVACSLRDFINNELEEGFDLHNLSDRIIFQLNDTHPVIAVPELMRILVDEQGFEWDEAWEVTKSCFAYTCHTLLPEALEVWSTELLGRLLPRHLEIIFQINDEFLAEVRATYPGDEIRARRMSMIAEHPERGVRMAYLATVAGTKVNGVAALHSQLLRDKVLPDFSQLWPEKFTNVTNGVTPRRFVKMANPHLSDLISDTIGNGWVTDLERLRELEPYADDPEFQDKFREIKAWNKRRLTSLLEARDGIVLPDGHLLDVMVKRLHEYKRQSLKLLHIISLYEQVVSGKIAASDLTPRTVVFGAKAAPGYKMAKDTIHLINKVAEKVNNDPVLEGRLKVAFPANYNVTLAEKLIPAADLSEQISLAGMEASGTGNMKFALNGALTIGTDDGANVEIRELVGDKHFFLFGMDEPAVAELGAKGYNPITYYESQPQLRAALDMVMNGAFSDGDQDMFGSVVHNLLHQDRFMALADFESYVAAQAKVEEKYADQAAWTRSSILNVARTGFFSSDRSMRDYIQRIWHTQPMI
- a CDS encoding serine/threonine-protein kinase, whose protein sequence is MTEPRRPRESAGLLAGRYLLHERLGRGGMATVYRATDQVLGRAVAVKVLEIVREDADTAAERFRREARATAALNHPNIITVFDSGVDDDRPFIVMELLPGATLAEELRDRGPLPIDEVRAIALQVCDALGAAHDAGLVHRDIKPGNIARADTGDVKVLDFGIAQIVDDVLAAGHAPLTVTGAVLGTSTYLAPEQGQGQRVDHRADIYAFGCVLYALLTGVPPYQGPTLVATLLAHLTDPIPDVAAARPDAPPTMARVISAMLAKNPDHRPQSAADVAAALAASSQREVTAILPVVPSRQPGDEEETSIRALGGLSMVAPQQWGAAAEETGVYRPFDDDVEPSDDRDRRRGLLPALVALLLVAVAGTALLLNRDDPGEAVGEPLGEPTPVATTLSSIPGASPSSAGPPSSTAPASPSPTSLPSTASAAPPAATTAPVAVVEPPVESPSAPTATQVAAPEPEPEPEPEPEPEPEPEPEPEPEPEPEPEPEPEPPAVEESQQPQQVDGSRVQAAADRLSSAVQDATTSGQFDKDARKSVDAGLRDLARALREGNDQAASDALSSVDEALIASGQKDEFDGLLASLRNSVDAWKRSL